A section of the Triticum dicoccoides isolate Atlit2015 ecotype Zavitan chromosome 7A, WEW_v2.0, whole genome shotgun sequence genome encodes:
- the LOC119333684 gene encoding electron transfer flavoprotein subunit beta, mitochondrial-like, with protein sequence RFDSVQRRIPSYIAAAATHCQSPHSTTPSSCPDSRTGVDTASVKMSMNPFCEIAVEEALRLCEAGAASEVVAATVGPAQAADTLRTALAMGADRAVHVLHDPDPDPARPLLPLAVAKIIHALTLQETPGLLILDKQSAPSR encoded by the exons CGATTCGACTCAGTTCAGAGACGAATCCCCTCCTACATCGCCGCTGCGGCCACACACTGCCAATCCCCTCACTCCACCACGCCTTCTTCTTGTCCCGATTCCCGGACGGGCGTCGACACGGCCAGCGTCAAGATGTCCATGAACCCCTTCTGCGAGATTGCCGTGGAGGAGGCGCTGCGGCTCTGCGAGGCCGGCGCCGCCTCCGAGGTCGTCGCCGCCACTGTCGGTCCCGCGCAGGCCGCCGACACGCTCCGCACCGCACTCGCCATGGGCGCCGACCGCGCCGTCCACGTCCTCcatgaccccgaccccgaccccgcccGCCCGCTCCTCCCGCTTGCCGTCGCCAAGATCATCCACGCCCTCACGCTCCAGGAGACCCCCGGCCTCCTCATCCTCGACAAGCAG AGTGCTCCCTCCAGGTGA
- the LOC119332468 gene encoding stress enhanced protein 1, chloroplastic-like isoform X2, producing MAQLLPLSSAAPSFRLAATPGNGVPRLSVTSARSAALSRRSVRLKSLSVRCEQGSKGGPGLDVWLSRGAMLAFFGAVGVELTTGKGVLQNVGLMAPLPALALGLTGVVGVVTAFIIFQSGSSD from the exons ATGGCTCagctcctccctctctcctccgctGCTCCCAGCTTCCGTCTCGCCGCGACGCCAG GCAATGGCGTCCCCCGCTTGTCCGTGACGTCGGCCCGCTCTGCTGCTC TGAGCAGGAGGAGCGTGAGGCTCAAATCCCTGAGCGTGAGGTGCGAGCAGGGGTCCAAGGGCGGCCCCGGGCTGGACGTGTGGCTCAGCCGCGGCGCCATGCTCGCCTTCTTCGGGGCGGTCGGCGTGGAGCTCACCACCGGCAAAGGGGTGCTTCAG AACGTAGGGCTGATGGCGCCGCTGCCGGCGTTGGCGCTGGGGCTCACCGGAGTGGTCGGTGTCGTCACCGCATTTATCATCTTCCAGTCCGGATCGTCGGACTGA
- the LOC119332468 gene encoding stress enhanced protein 1, chloroplastic-like isoform X1: MAQLLPLSSAAPSFRLAATPGNGVPRLSVTSARSAARVSRRSVRLKSLSVRCEQGSKGGPGLDVWLSRGAMLAFFGAVGVELTTGKGVLQNVGLMAPLPALALGLTGVVGVVTAFIIFQSGSSD; the protein is encoded by the exons ATGGCTCagctcctccctctctcctccgctGCTCCCAGCTTCCGTCTCGCCGCGACGCCAG GCAATGGCGTCCCCCGCTTGTCCGTGACGTCGGCCCGCTCTGCTGCTCGTG TGAGCAGGAGGAGCGTGAGGCTCAAATCCCTGAGCGTGAGGTGCGAGCAGGGGTCCAAGGGCGGCCCCGGGCTGGACGTGTGGCTCAGCCGCGGCGCCATGCTCGCCTTCTTCGGGGCGGTCGGCGTGGAGCTCACCACCGGCAAAGGGGTGCTTCAG AACGTAGGGCTGATGGCGCCGCTGCCGGCGTTGGCGCTGGGGCTCACCGGAGTGGTCGGTGTCGTCACCGCATTTATCATCTTCCAGTCCGGATCGTCGGACTGA